A window from Cinclus cinclus chromosome 4, bCinCin1.1, whole genome shotgun sequence encodes these proteins:
- the LOC134043238 gene encoding suppressor of cytokine signaling 1-like, giving the protein MIRGRPDDLHSTHTTVSRLQRQHRSVLPSPAPPGLPDRFRMFRSCEWEVLERSLNILQASDFYWGPLSVGEAHAKLQREPVGTYLVRDSSQGNCLFSLSVRMPTGPVSLRISFQEGYFRLKNWFSDCVVRLLELVVAGTRNNPLHFDEMGGTPLVFSEPLCRSRRAVPTLRELCCRSLPAGAVTEDRAGMGGSLGTCLRGEVFSPLDRRGGSEGSVGPSPSLSWAGR; this is encoded by the coding sequence ATGATCAGAGGGAGGCCAGATGAtctgcacagcacacacaccacTGTTTCTCGTCTGCAAAGGCAGCATCGGAGTGTTCTCCCCAGCCCCGCGCCACCCGGCTTGCCTGATCGTTTCCGGATGTTTCGCAGCTGCGAGTGGGAAGTCCTGGAGCGATCCCTCAATATCCTCCAGGCCAGTGACTTCTACTGGGGCCCCTTGTCCGTGGGGGAGGCTCACGCCAAGCTCCAGCGGGAGCCTGTAGGCACCTACTTGGTGCGGGACAGCTCGCAGGGGAACTGCTTGTTCAGCCTGAGCGTGCGGATGCCCACGGGGCCCGTCAGCCTTCGAATCTCTTTCCAGGAGGGCTATTTCCGCCTCAAGAACTGGTTTTCAGACTGCGTGGTCcggctgctggagctggtggtGGCGGGGACCCGGAACAACCCCTTACACTTTGATGAGATGGGGGGAACTCCCCTGGTCTTCTCTGAGCCCTTGTGCCGGAGccgccgggcagtgcccacgCTGCGGGAATTGTGCTGCCGGAGCCTTCCTGCTGGTGCCGTGAcagaggacagagcagggatggggggcTCCTTGGGAACGTGTCTGAGGGGAGAGGTGTTCTCACCCCTGGACAGAAGGGGAGGGTCAGAGGGGAGCGTtggccccagcccctctctgtcctgggctgggagatga